DNA from Biomphalaria glabrata chromosome 14, xgBioGlab47.1, whole genome shotgun sequence:
tcaaaattgattagagtaacacctttttaagtaatcatttaaagtttaaaatcactacaatttttttcaacaattattttgtgtatgaaattgtgtattggaaaatgccgggtacttgaaataagctagtcctaaaaaaacaacacagatcttgggtaaaatactcatcaaataaagtactgtaaatgtgtagttttacgcgctagtttcaggtcttttctttttatagcctctatcgggtttgatcccaactacccgtatttttgtgcagaatttgtatctctatcaggcacacttaaaattatagcataataatgtcagtttaatttaaagagagaactgaaaaatgcaaagatatatagggaaaaaggccacttccggcccaatactttttaatcaaagaaacgaaacggactagtccaacaaaccctattacaAAACTTTATAATTACGCCAACGTATGATATAAAGCCATGTCCCATTAGTtttcattgagataatgtttcaaaaattcttatcttatctacaGAAAATCCATATGATTTtagattttacattaaaatagatttttctagatctgtattattttataaaaatgtcaaaataattattagaatACGAGTGCTTTTCTTTTCGATGTTCTTTTACGTAGTTTAGGGTTcaaaaaacaataactataCGTCtcataactactttacaaataaAGCTTTCTTTCAGTCTATTGTTCACTATTTTTCATTGATGAATCAAATGTTCTAAGCTcttcgttttaaaaaaatatttagttggcaacattgacgttaataaattaataaaataatagccATTaagtaatcaattaattaaatagtaataGATCACACATGCTCGATTATGGGAATTATCTCAAGAAATTTAAATTGGAAGGTTACATAAAAATTGGgttgggaattttttttttccaccacaGTTTTACCAATCaacttaaactttaaatgatagCGTCCTCGACTATTCAAAATCTTCTGTCCCCTTTAATCAACACCTTCCGTTGACTCCCTACATATTAATGTGGCACGGACTGTACAAGTGCGCAGTAGTAAAAGACGGGCTTCAAGAAAACTAAAGTGTTTGGAACTACaaaaattatctatctatctatctatctatctatctatctatctatctatctatctatctatctatctatctatctatctatctatctatctatctatctatctatctatctatctatctatctatctatctatccatccatccatccatccatccatccatccatccatccatccatccatccatccatctatctatctatctatctatctatctatctatctatctatctatctatctatctatctatctatctatctatctatctatctatctatctatctatctttctctctctctctctttctctatttatatatatatatggtcgAGCAatgaacaatgaataaatatccACGGGGGGATGGTAGGGTAATTGATAAGCCAAATCACTACATCATCAATAATGGCCGTCCAGCGCGAGCTCGGTCGCGTGTCACCTTGTCTTTGACCACTTCCTGTAGCCCCGCCCTCAGTCGACACGCCATTGGACCGACGCTAGCCATCGCGCGATTGGTCACCACCTGTGCGTTGTGGTCAAGCAGACCCAACTATAAGAGCCCCGAAAAAAAGTGCGATCGTCTAATTCTCGAATTTTTTTTCGAGGACCCAAACCCCAAATTTCTTAGCTATTCATAATGTTTTGGACTCTGTAAGCTTCCTTGTTGGGTAGGCTACACTCTGTGTTGGCGTCACTGCCGATTGTGCTTTTCAGCACAGTTTGGGTGTTAGCCCAACACCCAAAGTGATTCAGTGCATATATATTCTTCTATTGGATTTTACTGAGTGATTCGAAAGGATTatttgttcagtttttttttcttgtttcttacaCACGGCCATCGTTGTTGCTAAGGTTACAGTATGCCTGTTTTTAAACTCTTCAGTTGTGGGGATAGGCCTAGAGTCTTGAACACCGAGCCACCAGACACAGAACATCTGGAGGAAAACAGGGACCCCGAACAACAGGATTTGAACACAGACCAGTctgtaagtaggcctactaattatcttatagaaatatttatatgtcaGCTCAATACGCTGGTGATGAATCATTTTACTAAAAGGTTATATCTGTATTTTTTCACTTGCACTGTTATGTAGATTTATGCCATGATTTCTGTTTACGTAACAACTTTAAATTACCCTTGTCTTGTGAGGCCAAATGGAccttattataaaaataaaacaattctaTTTTACATGACCTAATATACCAATATTCACATCTTgattttgaatatatatatatatatatatatatatataatgttgtgGGTGTCCTGTTTCCTGAGAATAAAGACACTCAAACGCTGGTCAcgtactttaataaaaaaaaaaaaaaaaaaaaaaaaaaacttctgggCCTTCAGAGAAAGCAGCTTGGTgttaaaacacaaacacaattaAGGAAACATCTTCCATACTTCCCCTCCCACTCCCTTCATTTAAACACATAATTCATTAAAGTTTCAACACGTGGATATATATTATTGCCCCCATCCAGGGCCGCCGAGAGGCTTTATGGCCGCCTGCATGCCAAATAAAAAATGCCcttccccctctttttttttctagaaaaaaaaaattaaactaacacTGAGCTGGACACTTGTTTCAAAATTGGcctttgatttaaatccattttttttttgtagaccatttcattttttcctttcatattcGCACTGTTGTCGTATCCCTTAAGTAACATTACAAACCAAGCATTAGGAACAATTTCGGATATACTGCCTACAGACTTCTGACATCTTGTTCTTTGTGATAAACACTAAAAACAAATCTCATTCTGCCCACTCGCTTATTCTGCTGTATTAGCGACTATTATAATTGATGAGCTGAACAGCGTAAATTGATGAGCTGAACAGCGTAAATGATCATAACTCATAAATAATAACATACATCGATAACTTTGACTGCTTAACAGTGTTATATGGTCTGCATGTGGATATGTTcacttgtttgttattgtacGTTAAAATAGcctattaaaataaacaactcGTTATACAAAAACCATTGACAGTGCAACTTTTTCAACATTTCTTTAACTTTCTTAATAATTATCACGATTGTTATTTGAAGAGATGTGCATTGTATCCACAATGATCTGACATACACATTTATACTTcaaatgaagcaactcagcgttgaatatttttcttgggtttaatacaaagtaaataatcAGAAGCACAAGTCACTtatacaatgacttgaaataaaacatagtaaggcagtgtttctcacattctcACTAGATAACATTTTCGTTCGAGCCCCCTTTAGAAGCTGGAGCCCAGAGGAGCGATGTAGGCTCCTACAGTGAGGTCcgtgagatatttttttttttttttttagaatttaataaaaaagaaaaaaaatgttgtcacAATTTTTAGATTCTTTTTCATTTAGCCTGTTATTAATTGAACACTGTATATAAACTAAATTAACGTCATGAAATTTCACTAAAACGTGGTGtgtttgtgggttttttttttctgttttttttttttttggagtgggGGAATAGTGTTGCCTACATAATttgtaagcgttgtaaaaagttCTTGGATGTAGAAGATACGCCTGGTTTCCGCTCAAGTCGACAAGGTCTGAACATTTTttcgccaccccccccccctttcccatgTTGTTGGTGGGTTGTTGGCTTGTAGCTCaagacagctagtacaactgaaccgatgtaggcattttataatttttttactaaattaactttaaatagcttgaacaataaaattgttattattcACGATTTTTGAGTTGAAATATATATCTAATTGTAAGTTAAGTTAAAGTTAAGTAAAaccattaaatttaaaaaccctTAAGGATGGAAGGGATCGTAGCTATTATACATAAAGcattaaaccataatcttctaaTACGAAAtagaaatactcagaaagacacaaaagatAAGGGAAAAATTCCCTGTACCATAGGCTAGAACAAATTggttcaaaattatttattttactacgTTTTGACTAAGTTTTGACTTCCAAACCCCCGCTCCCACCATCTAAGTGGAAATCATCGTTCACACCTATTTTATGAACatgaaatgtaatatatatatatatatatatatatatataatatatatatatatatatatatatataatatatatatatatatatataatatatatatatatatatataatatatatatatatatatatataatatatatatatatatatatataatatatatatatatatatatatataatatatatatatatatatataatatatatatatatatatatataatatatatatatatatatatatatatatatatatatatatataatatatatatatatatatataatatatatatatatatatacatatgaggAAAACAAAGATACCACTGACGCATTAATAACATTGTAATCTTTACTCAGACCTTATATTTGTAGCTCAGACTTAGAACTGTGCTGTCTTAAAGGAAGCCAACACTCTGGTTTGAATCTCCTAAATAAACCCTTATTAGACTTGAGGCTTCGCTTACATAGCCACATACGATTTGTTCTATATCCTATCCTTTTTCCtgcatatataaataataattaattaatagtattTATAAATGGCGGCCATCATGTTCAACATTTCTTGGGTTCATGATGTCTGTCTGTTAGGTTTCGTTTAAAAGGTATGCCCGGTACAATTAAGTCATAAAATGATCTCCCTTGACCAGGAAGCTCTCTTGCCTACCAAATAGCGAAATGAAAAgcatctagatatagactatgCTACATCCTGCGCTTCTGGAAATCATCCCAACTGTAGCGTGTGTTCTGTGACCTATTAGGTATAAAGTCATGGGGGCTGTATTTTAATACTGAtaaatacaatgaaaaaaaaaatttaacagataaaacaatgaaagtgCTTGTGGCCGTACTGGGAACAATCATGGGCTACATAGGTGTTGGTTCCTTGAAGGACCATCTCTTTCATTTACCTCCATTGAGAACGCCCTTTATTGCGCTCGccataaaatatttacataccACAGCACAGTTACTACATTttcagtattttaatttttccaaCTGATATTAATGTCACAGATGCCATACCAGACTGGGTGGTACATACAAAACCGATGACTGGGATGGCATTCCTTTTTGGtcctttctctttttttgttatgtttatgtAAACATTGAAAGGAACTCTTGTATATTAACGAGataaaaaaagtgaaatgtcTCCCAACTATGAAATTGTGTACATTCAATAGGAGATTTTCAGAATTTAGGAGGCCGGTCTAAACATTTGTGGAGAATACGATCGTATTGATAAACTGGAGATTCTAGTATCCTTATATattgtatgtaggcctacatttttagCACCGAAAACTCAAATTGACAAATCTACACGTAAACAAAGAGTACATTcccttgaaaacaaaatatatattttattagtatgAACTTAACCAATAAtctgaattgtttttttttttgttttttttttttgtagttttttaaaaacattttagtaaTGATGCGATCAGACCTAACATCAAAACGTAAACAAAAGCTTAAAACATATCTtaaaatttcaaattaaaaacaaattgtaatctcttaatgggaaaattaaaactaaatacatttataatttgaTTTATCCAGGCGTCCTCAGCATCGTCCAATGAACAAGGAGCATGTGGACCTCCCATCCAAGAACATGAGCCCGTGGAGCAACCAAGCCTAGAAAGAGCATATGAGAAACCCAGTCAAGATGAAAATGCAAATGAGCAAGCCAGTTCTAAAGAAGCACATGAGCAAGCTAGTTCTAAAGAAGCACACGAGCAAGCCAGTTCTAAAGAAGCACAAGAGCAAGCTAGTTCTAAAGAAGCACAAGAGCAAGCTAGTTCTAAAGAAGCACAAGAGCAAGCTAGTTCTAAAGAAGCACAAGAGCAAGCTAGTTCTAAAGAAGCACAAGAACAAGCTAGTTCTAAAGAAGCACAAGAACAAGCTAGTTCTAAAGAAGCACAAGAGCAAGCTAGTTCTAAAGAACAAAAGGAGAAAGCCAGTGCCaaacaaagagaagaaaaaaatattgccaGCTTTGGTGTTAGCGTGTACCAGCAAGACAATGTTGATTATAGGCCAAATCGTCAACAAACAAGATTATTAGCTCAGGCATTAGAGCAATACGAATTACAAGCTCCAGCACGTGAGCAAGCCAGATTATTAGCTGAAGCTCGCCAGAGAGCCGAAATGGAAGCTCGGGAACGTGAGCACGCCAGATTTTTAGATGAGGCTTACAAGAGAGCCGAATTACAAGCTCGGGCACGTAGGGAGGCCAGATTATCAGCCCAGGCTCTCCAGAGAGCCGATTTAGAAGCTGAGGCACACGAGCAAGCTGGATTAGAAGCTGATGATGAGTCAGTTGGATCAGAAGCTGAGGAGAATGAGTCAGTTGGATCAGAAGCTGAGGAGAATGAGTCAGTTGGATCAGAAGCTGAGGAGAATGAGTCAGTTGGATCAGAAGCTGAGGAAAATGAGTCAGTTGGATCAGAAGCTGAGGAGAATGAGTCAGTTGGATCAGAAGCTGAGGAGAATGAGTCAGTTGGATCAGAAGCTGAGGAGAATGAGTCAGTTGGATCAGAAGCTGAGGAGAATGAGTCAGTTGGATCAGAAGCTGAGGAGAATGAGTCAGTTGGATCAGAAGCTGAGGAGAATGAGTCAGTTGGATCAGAAAATGAGTCAATTGGATCAGAAAATGAGTCAATTGGATCAGAAAATGAGTCAATTGGATCAGAAAATGAGTCAATTGGATCAGAAAATGACTCAGTTGGATCAGAAAATGACTCAGTTGGATCAGAAAATGAGTCAGGCGATTCAGAAAATGAGTTACCTGAGCAAGCAAGATTAGTTGAGCAAGCCAGAGAGCAGGTCAGATTATTAGCCGAGCATTTCCAGAGAGCCGAATTAGAAGCTCGGGCACACGAGCAAGCTAGATTAGAAGCTGAGGAGAATGAGTCAGCCGAATCAGAAAATGAGTCAGTCGAATTAGAAAATTTGTCACCTGAGCAAGCAAGATTAGCTGAAGTAGATAGGCAAGCCAGATTAGAATTTGAGGCGTATGGGCGCGCCGCTAACGTAGTCATGGCACCTCCCGAATTCGGttttgaagaagaagaagaagaagaagaagaggcaaacGAATTTCCCAATCTTGATGATGACTCTATCAACGAACTCTCCAACTTTGAGATGTCAAGTTTCGAAGAATCACTTGAGGAGGCCAATGTTGACATCCAGTCAGACTCTTTATACGAGTCCTCTACGGATATCAGCAGGTTGgtatagtaaacatttttattttcataattaaatctattttgtttatataaatcCTAAAAAGATAAGGACTgtgaactattttttaaataagaactttattttatttatattctatatttatttgtaaaaaaaaacaacaaccattgtCTTAAATAACCTAAAGAtaatagaaagacacaaaggtacatttatatttcatacCCTGGAATAAACcgtacttcttcttccctagtgtcattaAGAGAATGGTCCTGGGTTACCTAaaccagccaggaaaacgaATTAGCTGagtggttaacatgcatgacttgattgacacatgaaataaatattttctcttttgaagtcaCTCATCTAATCTTTAAGATACGATACATTTACTGAGAGACCTGAAAAGGACACTGACCTCCAAACATCCTAGTAGATGAAAAGCTATTCTTATCTATTTAGAACCCACAGCGCAGATATAGAAACAGATTCTATGAACTCTCCAACATGATAATtagataatgataatgataattaGACAATGATAATTAGAACGTAGAGATAAGAAATACATTTGAAAGccaaagaagagaaaaagatttTAATCTATTGTCTATTTAATAGCATTGAAAGTCATCATAAATTAAATTTCCTTGACATGCACGGTCCTATTCTTGGACTTACAGCTAGCCTTTGGCAATCAAACATTTTCGATAATCCGATATTCCTCCTATCCCTTAACCGTCGGACTATCAAGGGTTGACTGTAAATGAAACATGCAccataatataataatacaatgAAATAATATCATGTAATGATGATTATGTTGCTGCAATAATATAATTGATGTGTTTACTATTCGTAGTTATTTCCGCACGCCCTGATTctttccttgaaaaaaaaaagggtcactTTTCGCTAAGTGATATCTCGGTCGACGGAGTAAAGCGATCCAGACGTCATAAGGCAGGATCCTATAACACAAAACATGGCGTCTCTCTTTATCTATGATAAATGTAGCCGATAATGCTTCTTCTGAATAGGGCTGCACGCCCCCCTGTAGAAAGCCGCTCTAAAAGAAGGTAGAAGAAGGATCAGAGTGTCCGTGTCTCAATTATCCTGTTGACCGTAAGGAAGAATTTCTCTTAACGGATAGGCCTGTACCTGGTGCTCTTCACGGTAAGAGGGCCAACAGCAACGAATAAGAGTTGGGTGGGTCATCGTTGAAAACCCAATCACCGGTCCCCCCCAAAACTTAAGGAAATGTTTAgtagaacaaaaaacaaataagcaGCTAacattgtcttgttttgttgtctttctTTTGATAGCTCACACTCCATCCAAGACGATTTCGTGTTCGAGGCTCCAGACGCTAGGCCGCATGCGCAAGCTGTAAGAAGGGTCCGTCTTTATTATCGGTTAACTTTACATAGTGAGTGTTTTCTATTTGAAACAATTAGTCTCCACCTAACATTCACATTTCGTGTGTATAATAGTGtatgtaatataaatatttgaatgtttataaaCTATAATGAAATGTATACAT
Protein-coding regions in this window:
- the LOC106063912 gene encoding uncharacterized protein LOC106063912; amino-acid sequence: MPVFKLFSCGDRPRVLNTEPPDTEHLEENRDPEQQDLNTDQSASSASSNEQGACGPPIQEHEPVEQPSLERAYEKPSQDENANEQASSKEAHEQASSKEAHEQASSKEAQEQASSKEAQEQASSKEAQEQASSKEAQEQASSKEAQEQASSKEAQEQASSKEAQEQASSKEQKEKASAKQREEKNIASFGVSVYQQDNVDYRPNRQQTRLLAQALEQYELQAPAREQARLLAEARQRAEMEAREREHARFLDEAYKRAELQARARREARLSAQALQRADLEAEAHEQAGLEADDESVGSEAEENESVGSEAEENESVGSEAEENESVGSEAEENESVGSEAEENESVGSEAEENESVGSEAEENESVGSEAEENESVGSEAEENESVGSEAEENESVGSENESIGSENESIGSENESIGSENESIGSENDSVGSENDSVGSENESGDSENELPEQARLVEQAREQVRLLAEHFQRAELEARAHEQARLEAEENESAESENESVELENLSPEQARLAEVDRQARLEFEAYGRAANVVMAPPEFGFEEEEEEEEEANEFPNLDDDSINELSNFEMSSFEESLEEANVDIQSDSLYESSTDISSSHSIQDDFVFEAPDARPHAQAVRRVRLYYRLTLHSGRRVYIRRRVWENDNPGPVFIMRERIRDRAALIRNSTPRQSPVDDLFYLDESEASNGSSDDEDTRSVVLDEEFNVSDISSIEDMGDIRQVEEADQNEMNAQATGYAYKNSQELPEMPESMSLNASQGAISKVIRKPVRRSLFGHENDEAVNTIGHTEHQASSSFLQDPVHRNTYFNSASEIRPPVHRNTYFNSASEIRSPVHRNTYFNSASEIRPPVHRNTYFNSASEIRPPVHRNTYFNSASEIRPPIPEQSQMLDEVLSDSFNIHEFMSSRESTRNSRVLTRLQPDYPPQEIDPFDRPILSVRGPWKMAPILPYVSSPLVERSNLVDHQSVQMGTMIGGVTIGMRSNRLTANLEVPQPVSPENSIGLSLIRSFSRSPGGRRNPFLAASQGQAITEDEEEDFFPISYMDRIQPVESRNQMSTQNDVPPPATSHPQNPVEMPSYFGAECSVFQSLEFELAQERNLRQAAERRSVELLKRERSVWLKQLKEKVEKALQSSMRDMDRSKWNKYKSLVEACIQCNESQSHSEDEWLQHWQALTEFERDQLYEVSGQTTPTVEASAVPRLQDLAENQIQSFKDEKE